A window of Oryza glaberrima chromosome 2, OglaRS2, whole genome shotgun sequence genomic DNA:
TATACTGTCCGTAAAAATGATCCAAGGATTTAGATTAATTTGTCCCCCCACTtaaataaacaataataattatataaaatttaaaaaaggtGTGTTCATACGATATTGCGTATCCCACATATAGTGAAACAACATTGGGCATTTCCCTATGCCCTTTCACATTCCCCATTCCTCCTCGTCACTCACCACCGCAGGTCCGCATCGCCAAAGCCGTGGATGGGCGGGGGAAGATGAGCGGCACAAGCAGAGGGCTAGGTCACACGAAGGGTTCTCCAATGGGATCAGAAGGACGGCTTACTCAGGGCGGGGACATAGCTTAGATTGTTCAGTTGTTGATTGTTCAGTAATACCCAGATGAGTGTAAGGTTAGAGAGCAATGCCGCATAGTACAAAACATACTACTtaaagcaggtacaatagtggGCGGTAGAAGATCCACGTATGATTTTTTGCTGAGCTggaggagagaagggaagagagagaacgGGCGGGTGGGCGACTAATTTGCTGCGCGGCCCGAGGTTGTGGGGCCCGCAGCGATGGAAGGGAACACAACCGTCCTCGCGCGCGTTGTCATCTTCCTCCGCAGCCACCGCAGTCAGCCAGTCACCCGCGTTTGtcccaccgcctccaccgcagCGTCATCCTCGACGTACGtggccaccgccgtcggccgcgtGTCTGCGTCAGTCTCACCGTCCTTGCCCTTCTCTGTTGCGGTCACCGTCAGCCCGTCCTCGTCCTCCCGTGGCAACCGTCATCGCTCGCGTCCGCTGCACTGcggccgtcgtcctcgtcctcagcggctgtcgtcgtcctcgcccaCATCCGCCGTGTCGTGGCCGCCATCCTCGCCCGCATCCTTCCGCCGTCATCGCTCGCATCCGCCACGTCGCGGCCATTGTCCTCGTCCTCGGCGTCTACCGTCGTCGCCAGCGTCCATCTCGTTGTCCTCGTCCTCATCCATCCCGCCGTCCTCTTACGCACACATCCAGGGGCGGGCCCAGGATTTTGAGATTGGGTATTCGAAATGGAAAGGgggtaaaaaaaatcttttacaACACGAGCACAACATTTGATATGTATGATCAACAATATGGTATTTTAGTACTGCTTATTGAATTATAACTTGCGACAAGGTTTTTAGCAATTTCCTTGATTTATTGTGatatattttgtgaaaaaacATATGCAGTACAATCTACCAACCAAGTATATATCGATTAGCATCATGCCATCACAGCACGGTTAATGCATAAATTAGGCAACCATGCAAATTGGGTTCAAATTTGAGGGAGCTAGCCTGCTAGGCTTTCTTGTTAGGCTTCTTTTGATCAGTaacatttattttctttatttctctGCATACATACGAAATATATACCTCATATGTATCTTTTGTCTAAAAATTTTGGGTATTCATTTGAATACCCTTGAATTGAGCTGGGCCCGCCCCTGCGCACGTCCCGCCACTCTTGTCCGCGCCTGTAGCGGCTGCCGTCCCCGGCCACCccagccgtcgccgtctcctgcGCCAATCCCACCCCTTCTCCCGCGGCCGCCGGCCCTCTCCCGCGTTTGTTGCCCTCGTCCTTGTTaacaaccaatttttttttcgcatcaacagtcctccgcggccgccgccttcatCCACGTTCTCcgtggctgccgccgccgtcttcctcgcCCCCGGCCGCATCCATGCGTTGGCTAGGACACTGCCCCGTCCTCACGGGGAAGAAAAAAGCTAAAAGGGAAGGATGGAGCAAGAAAGGGAATAGAGGCAGTGGCAGATCCAAAAGAAATAGCAGTGATACAGTCTCCCCTCCCATAGAAACACATATAAAGTCTCCCCTCCTATAGTCTTCACGTCAGTAGTGGGGGCTCGAGACCCCACCGCCCCTATGCTGGATCCATCCCTAAATAGAGGGATGGTGGgcccataaaaataaaaaaaatatttgtgttgcagtaagtataatatatatatatatattaacttgTCTATCTATTGATGACTTGTTCATCTATTGCTGCCGATAGTTGGCTATGTTATCTACCTCGCTCTTACGTACCATTAAGTCGCTAATAATTTATAGTGCATtgagaggaaagaaaaaaagaagattgagaagGTACACAAAACGAGGTAAACCATTAGAGCTTGATTGATTgtgtattaactattttaaactttaaaaatggattaatatgatttttttaaagcagctttcacatagaaattttttttaaaaaaaaacgcaccgtttagtaacTGGGGAAGCTGTGCGTGGAAAAAGAACAAACAAACTAACTATCTTCTCCTCTCAAACAGAGCCGTTACTAACAAGACGATGTGTTACACAGGTAGGCCAACTCGACAGGTCCAATTCTTCCTAGGCCAGTTAACCAAGAGATCACATCAACGGTTTTTCAGTTATCAGAACGGCGATGTCCAACCAAACTTGGGAGCTCTGCTCATCAGTTCTTCCAAACTCAAACGCTTTACATCTGACGTGTAAGACCAGTACGGCTCGGGCACTGGCCACCTGCCATTCAACAAAAATTAACTTTCAATGAACAAATTCAGGTGGACATTGtgataaaacattttttatgtgtCAGAAAGAATACCTGTTTGGGCGAGGACTCTCATCAATATATCCAACAGCCTTGGTCCTATCAAAAAGGCCCGCAATGAAACGAGTTTAAACATCAACATAACTGAATTATATAGCAGACATGAACATAACTGAATTATAGCAGACATCAACACTTCAAAACATCCGTGATAGGGAAATTCATAGACTATCGCAAACTGAGTGGCATTACAAATGGCTGAGATTGGAAGGTTAAATAGAACAGCCAACCAAGTGAGGTCGGAATAAACGATAAACCAGTTCAGGCAAATGGTTCATACGGTTATGCACACCATCAGAAACCGGTCTGTTGGGCCATATAAGCTCCAAGCTCTACCAGCTTCAGCTTGACAGACAAGCCTAAGCTGTAAGGTACAACATCAACACATACATAGGTGTGGTGTCCCAAAACAAGATGAGTTGCACATGATGCTCGAACAGTATGGGAAGAAGTACAAAAGGTAGTATCTAGTATGAAGAGATCAATGATGTATTGCTGACAACAATGATAACATATAATCACAATTGAAGAATAAGttatttcaataaaaaatattcttacGACTGAAACTGCTTCAGAAATGGTCTTAAAACAATTGAAGTCTTAGGCAAGCAACATTAGTCGCCAGCCTATTTATTGTATCACATTaagttctatatgaaaattgaaACACATACCCTTTAGTCTGAAAACGCCTCAGGCACATAATAATTTCATTCCTAGGCAGGAATGGAGTTTCATCATCGTCATAAAAGTTCATGCCAACAAAGTTCCCACTGAAATCAACAAGGGGGCCTCCTATCCCAGCCTAGCACAAAATGAAGAGACTATGAGAAAGGGTACAATTGAGGGTGAAAGTTGATTTCCAATGTCATATATCTTATGTAGTAGAATTGACATATTAAGCCACTCATAGCACAAAGCTTTTTTTTCAGGTTAGTAAATAAGAAATCAGCAGTGTACCTTAGTAATTTTACAAGTGGAGACCATAAGCACCTCACAATCAAGTTTGCTCTGTTTGTCAGTAAGCATTCCATGTGTAGCTGTTAATCTCCCTTCAGCAAAGATACGCCCTATGGCTACCACCTTACTACCAGACTTGAATTGCCTTCGGCGTTCAAGTTGTATTGCACAAAGATCAGTGAACTCTCTGATTTTGATAACAGCGACATTGTACTCTAAACAACAGCACTGCAGCACCCCTTTGACACATTGCCCATTTGGAAGGCAGATTTCAATCTGCAAATGTAGAGTTTAACCAATATCTTATAGTAACACACATGAGTAGGGCTGAAGGAATAGCAAAACCAACCTGCAAGTCATCATTGATTTTAGTGTCATCATCAGAATACCTGACCAAACTTGCTGACGTCAGTACACTTGTGCATTGACCGTACTTTATAAGTATGCCTGAGCATGCAAACCACCTTATTTTTCCTATGCACAACATTAAGCTCATTATTTCAATCTGAGAAAATAATAACGTGCAAAAGCCGAGATTGTATTCAAGCAAGCATAAGCACCGTTGAATGCAGCCAGTGAGACAACACTCTGGGACAACTTTGACACAAGCTCCACATTGAGTTCATTCATGAAGTCTTCACCACAAGGATCGAGAGGGCGAAATCCTTCTTCAAAAGAATTAACCAAATGCATGCCTACTGTTTAAGGAATCATGTTATAACAGAGCAGTGAGTATTAGAATAAAGCTGAAAAAATAATAGAGGACAAGTTTTTGAATCTGGAGCAACCACCCACCACACATTCTAGCTGGCAATGGATAACTGCGAGAGCGTATATTTTCATGTATCATATCAAGAAGGTCTGGCAAAAAGGTAAAGCAATCATGAATAAATCATTACTgatcatatgttaataccagAATGCTAAAAACCTTTAAAACAGATAAGGAAAGCACCAGAAAACAAACAACATACTTGCATAGAAGTCAAAATTATGCTCAACAGACTacaacaactaaaatatgatataacttgaaaaaaaaaacaaatcccaaTTTAGTGGCCATAAGAGTTCACCTTGTGGAAAGACCAAATCAGTTCGGTAATCCTTTACATTCCCATCCCCACCTAAAATGAAAACCATGAGTGAAGAGGCATTGGCATAATAGAAAAAGTAATTGCAAACAAGCGCTATGTACATTATTCTCATCAAGCATACCATCTAGCATAATTGAAAACATCTGCACATGCACCCAAAATCTACACTATTGTAGCTGCATATGTGCCTATGTGCTAATCCATTTTCaggtcaaaattcaaaattcatcAGCTGTATATCGTGCATACTCGATGTGTAAATATAGGGTGTAACCGTGTAAGTGCCATCAGGACACATTTGCTTTTATCACACAACTTGAACTGCTTATCACAAAGATAATTTACTACATAGCATGTTATTTTATAAGTAAACTGTGAAACCATCCTCACATTACAGATCCAACAGTagataagggaaaaaaaatgtgtgatcTATTCGTAAGAGGTTCAGTTTCTCTTCTTACTTGTACAATAGTCTCCCTGCCTATTTCCAACCCTGCAGTAGAAAAATGCATATTTGTTATAATAACCTTAAGGAAGTGCTTACCCAAAAGACTAAAAGTTTGAAGTCATATGGTCACATGTACTCCAGAGAGGAGTGCACATTGAGCAAATATTATATTAAACCTCTAGGGATCCCGTAAATAAAACCCATAAAAGTTTGAACTCCATGAAGAGTCCACGTTGAGAAAATATTATATGAAACCTCTAGGAAACGTAAATGAGAGTAATCCATAAAGAATTAGAACTAAATCTGAACAAATATATTAGCTGTGATATTCAAACAGAAGTGCTAGACAACAATGGGCGTGGCAAGCGTCCAGGAGACACCTGTACTTGTTGGCTCAAAGGGATAGCAGACAACCTAACTTTTTAAATGAACAAACATTCAAAAAAAGCAGAGGCACTGAAAAATGCCAAAAGGGTTAAGAGGGACCATTGAAACTACAAATGACAAGATTATGGAAGTGTTTTATTTGTTATCAAATTAACCTTAGCAAAAAATTGAGTTGGCCCAAAATTTGGCACTCTGGTGGTTGCCAGAAATTTCAGCAAGAACATGTCTCCTTAGTCATATCCCATACATTCTTGCCAGTTGCCAGTCATTGGCCAAATTTTAGGCAAGCGAACTTTTGGCTAGCCATTTTTTTGCTGGAAAGCTGATTTAGGAACAGAATTACAGACCAAAAAAGCCCACTTGAGCCAAAACCTCTGAATCATAATTTTGAAGTGTTTTCCCTCACGAGGGGCACGTGATGAAATAGAATATTATCAGAGCAGTAAGATAAGCCTGCCAGGTAATTGGTGCAGCAAAACATATAGGCCTACAAGCATACATGGATGAGATGGTGGAGAAACTGTAGCTCATTAATAGTGGAAGACATACTGAGATAGCCCAAAGCGCTTCAAGCATTCAAGAATTATATTCGTTGGAAGGAAGGGTGTTTCTCCCTCACCATAGAAGTTCATGCCATGAAAGTTTCCATCTAAATCAATAAGGGGTCCTCCAATCCCAACCTAGCAAATTGACAGAAAAGTGACAATAGACCAGGATTAGTTCAAGAAAAAGACAATTAACCAAGGGTAATTACATAGGAAAAGAAGTTTAGTAAAAGCAGTGATTGATTAAGCCAGTTGTATCCTAATGCAACTATTTGTTTCCAACATGTAAAAATACATGAGAACAGTGTACCTTACTGATTTTACAAGTGGAGATAGTACACTCTTCCTGATCAGATATATCCCTTTTGTCCTTCACTAACCCGCTTGCAGCCATCAATTTTTTCGTGTTGAAAACACGACCCACAGCTACTACCTTGCTACCTGGCCCAAGTTGCACCTCATGGTAAAGGCGTGCTACACAAAGATAAGGGGTCTGAATGTCGACAAGTAGAATATCGTAGTCAAGATCATAGTGTTCCACTGTTCCCAACCAATACTGGTCATGCACATTACGCACCTTAACCTGTAATAATAACAAAGGCAGAAAAACCCATCAGGTTTTTAGCAAGTAAAAGGAGTAGAGAGTGGTTAGCAATTCACCATCAAGTCATGGTCAATCTGGCTGTCATCATGAGAAGATCTCACCAAACTTGCTGAAGTGAGCAAAGTTGTGACAAGTGGCTTGCAAAGTATAATTATGCCTGAGCATGAACATACCATCTTATCTCCTACACAATCatatattcaattattcatCAATTATGGtcaaacaaaatattgaagcccATTAGTATATCACAGTATATTCACCCTTAAATGAAGCAACAGCGAGAACACTTTCAGATAACATTGAAGCAACTCCTTTACTGAACTCACTCCAGACACCTTGCCCAGAATCATACAAATCACCGAATTGTTCTTCAAAGACATCAATCAGATCCCCAAGCACTAGTGAAAGAAACATGTAAAAGTGTGGTTTAGGGTGCTATTATTGCAGTAAAAAGGTGAAAAACTTAAAAATCATGGAAAGAAGACTCGATTGTGATACCTGTTGTGTGAGCTTTTTGCTTCTTATGTTTATCATTTTCTCCTGTGCAACCATCTCCTTGTTTATATTTCATTCCAAACCTGCAGAAGGATCAATAGCAAATATCGTGCTGTAACAAAAGTCAAAAGATTATAAAGAATACAAGACATCCAATCGCAAGATGGAAGTAATATAAGGTTCATCTCAGGCATGTTATTTGTTGTCGTATTGTGTAAGCACACTTGAAAACATAGTGAGCTCATGGCAATCTGCTAGTTTGCCCACACCATAGATCCATTGCTAGCATGGTTTCTCCCCCATGTTATCCCCGCAATCTGTTGAGACTCCATTTCCTACCAAATTATTTCTTAGCTCTCCTATGGTATGGACGACAAGTCCACAATACaggcagtggcggagccagcggTGAAAACCTGTGGGGTCATATCTGTAAAATTCTTTTAAGTTTTATATGGTTGCAATGTAAATATCAATAGTTGGACTATTTTGCAAAAACCTGTGGGGTCAGCTGACCCCACAGATTACACCTAGCTCCGCCACTGAATACAGGCTAACTGTTCCATTGGACTCAAATAGTGCTGATGAGCCTGTTTTGAAGGTGGTTGTCCAATAATGTTTAAGAATATTACAACTTGCTCCTCTAGGCACACATGTATAGCATCTCGGAGCAAGCCACGCTCATAGAGAATATAGTTAGTCAAAGGAAGTGATGTAGGCGTTTGCATTTTCTGACAGGTTTGCATCATCCTTATAAATTTTACTAGTATTTAACCTATTTAGGTaatatttaggaaaaaaaaacaacgaaaCGAACATGCAGATGGAGCTCAGATCGGGTGCAAGGAGGAAAACAAGCACAGATCGAACCAAAGTGAGGACAGACCCTaacaaatttgaacaaataccTTGGGTTtgggggggagagaggagaagaaggatcACCAGCCGCCTCCCCTTCGGCAAGCATGCCCTTTTGTTGCAGTCGGTTCAACCTGCCGC
This region includes:
- the LOC127763225 gene encoding uncharacterized protein LOC127763225, whose amino-acid sequence is MAPKRQRGRLNRLQQKGMLAEGEAAGDPSSPLSPPNPRFGMKYKQGDGCTGENDKHKKQKAHTTVLGDLIDVFEEQFGDLYDSGQGVWSEFSKGVASMLSESVLAVASFKGDKMVCSCSGIIILCKPLVTTLLTSASLVRSSHDDSQIDHDLMVKVRNVHDQYWLGTVEHYDLDYDILLVDIQTPYLCVARLYHEVQLGPGSKVVAVGRVFNTKKLMAASGLVKDKRDISDQEECTISTCKISKVGIGGPLIDLDGNFHGMNFYGEGETPFLPTNIILECLKRFGLSQVGNRQGDYCTSGDGNVKDYRTDLVFPQDLLDMIHENIRSRSYPLPARMCGMHLVNSFEEGFRPLDPCGEDFMNELNVELVSKLSQSVVSLAAFNGKIRWFACSGILIKYGQCTSVLTSASLVRYSDDDTKINDDLQIEICLPNGQCVKGVLQCCCLEYNVAVIKIREFTDLCAIQLERRRQFKSGSKVVAIGRIFAEGRLTATHGMLTDKQSKLDCEVLMVSTCKITKAGIGGPLVDFSGNFVGMNFYDDDETPFLPRNEIIMCLRRFQTKGTKAVGYIDESPRPNRWPVPEPYWSYTSDVKRLSLEELMSRAPKFGWTSPF